TTCCTTTACCATCTCGGTCACCACCAACATAAAATCCCGCGCGAATATCTACATTGGCGTTATCAACCCTTAATATTCCTCCACCTGTTGTTGTGTCTATATGGTGTAATCGGGTTTCAATACCGACGTTTCGCAGTGCAATACCCCGCCCTTTATAGATATCAACAGCGTAGGAGCCATTAAGGTTGTTATCTACCGATGAATCTCTGATAGTGGAGTAATTGAGACCATGCAATTCATAACCATACTTACAACGCGACAACGAGTTATCGTCAAATATCCATGTTGTCCCGAATGACGTACTCGCCGATTTTTTGTAATCGTTTTTCACATGATGAATGCAATCAATTGAGCGCATTGCCTTAAACAACAAATGATAATGTCTTGAACTATTATCGGATAAATTCCAAGCTTCATATGTCGAAAGCGCTGCTCGCATTAGCGTTTTTTTTATCTCTGTATGAGCTAGGTGTGGGCTAGATAGCAATGAAGCAATTTTTTCAGCGGGCGAACCTGTAAAATCCCCACCAATACCAGAGAAAACATGGTTCCGCGCAGCATAGCCTGGGCGATCGTTTTCACCATCAAACTGGGTTATATGAAAAATAGCGTGTTTGTTGTATTCATCATGGAGGTCAATATCCAGTGATTCGAGCCTACGTGTGTCCATCAGCAAATTAGAACCCGCAGTGAATATCGTGTTTTCTGGGCCGAACCCTTCAATCGACAAACCGCTACTACCATGAATTAACACTGGAGTAATAACCTGAAAAATGCCGTCTGGTACTTCAAGCTTCTTCCCGCCGAACTCTAGAAACTCTTGAATTTGCTGGCCAACATCACCAGTATTATCATCTGGCGCCTTAAGATCACCGACCAAATTAAGTTTTTGGGCACGCAACCGATTTGCAACCGAAACATAAGGCGCATTGGGGTTTCTGCGATACAAAACCTGATCCGAACCGTTCATATTATCCAGCTCTGATTCAGGCTCACCACCTTTCATCGCTGAAATTAGATTGCTAAAAGACCACGAGCGTGTCGCACCCTCTACTTGCTCCCCAATAACTTGGCTATCATCATCAAGGGTTACGATTAAATATCCATCAGAAGACTCCTGGTATGCCTTAACCGTTATAGTCATAGTCCCATCAACCAATTCCCAAACTTTGCCAAATGCATTGAGCTTAGGGTATTGTTTTTTTGCATTTGGAGTAATGACCAATCCAACAACCAAATCAATTGGTTTTCTACCAAACACATCTGACAGCACACCAGCCCGTTCTGCCGTATAGGGGATCCAATTATCATCAGGACCCACTGCATCCATGACGGCGGGAACAGATTTAGGCAAATACGTATGATTATCGGTCCAACGGCGCTGCTGGTTTATATTGGTTTCGCTTTGACCAGATTCCCAAGGTTTAACACCAAGCGCTTTCGTGCTTAACTCATTACGCTCCGTTTGCCAATCTTCACGAATAACAGCACTTTCATTTGACCATTCGGTTTGTAACCTTGAGGACTCGTCTCCCCAGTCTTTTTTTAATTTATTAGATTCATCATCCCATTCTTGACTAATTTTAGGGAATGATTTTCGAGTACCGGCCCCCGTGTTAACAATGGCGTCAGTCTCTGCTAATTGATTAACTGTATCACTCGCCCCTTCGTACTTTTTAACAGCGACTTCAGTGCGCTGTTCGATATTCTGGGTCATGGTTTAACCTCATAAAAAAGCCCAGCACAAGAGCTGGGCATAAGTGTGTTATAAATTTGGCTATTAAGCGTAGGCATCTACTCGAGGATCGTCTTCAATGGCTTTTACACCGACCTCAAACTCGCCTTTCTGTTGAACTTGCATCAAGATACATTGCTGATACATCTTGTCAGCTTGGCCGAACATATACTCTGTTGGTTTCTGTCCTGTTTCCCCAACGGCATAAATCGGGTATTGCGGCTCATCGATAAGAATCACAATGTCTTCGACATCGGTTTTTACAACACGATAAGGGCCATGCACACCACTATTTCCTTTGTTAAACATGATGTAGTGCTGCTTACCGTCTTCCCAATCAATCAAGCCGGTTAACTGCAGGTATTGATTGCCATCATCACCATTGAGTTTTTCGAGCAGCTGGCCAGACGCACCCCACTCAACGGCATCGTGGGACACTGGCACCACATCACCATAATTGGATTCCCAACCGTCAATGTCCGTCGTGAAATCAATGTTAGTACGGCGATACGCCTGAACGGCGGCATGAAATAGCCCCTCACGCTCAGCTTGGGCGAGGCTGGTAATAAACGGCATTTTGACAGGCTTTGGATTGTATCCTTTCTGATTACTCACTGTGGCCAAATAGGTTTCGGCTTTTCTCGAGGCTGGGTTAAACCATTCAACCTCAACACCATCATAATCATCGTCCTCAATGAGACGGATATCCGCACTAAAGCTATCTGCCGTCATGTTGACCGGCGAATAAGGCTTGCACAGAACAGAGCGGGGCTCATCGCGCCACATACTCACTGCGCCAAAATCAATCCGAGGGTATCCACGCCCCGTCAGGAGCAACTGGCCAATGGCATCCCAGAACGCTGTCGGCTGATCAAACAAGCCATCACAAAAATCACCACGGCTTGTCCACTTACTGTGATAAGCCATAAAGGTATCGATATCGATCGCATCATCCGGCAAACCGGCACCATAGACATCATTTCTGCAGGCATCAATAATCGCATGGGCAATATCTCGACTTGGTTGTTCGACATACAATCCATCACTTTGCCTTACTGGAATGATGCGGGTACTGTCATTCCAGTATTGCTGGTTTGCCTGCTGGGAGAGTGCATTGGTCGCCTTAATTTTTAAGGTAATTGTCGTTTCATGATCATTGCGATAAGTAGACTGAATGACAGATTTCAGCCCCATCCACTGGATCTCATCAAACACTTTCGTCGAGTTGGTAACGGTGCTGACCCTACGCGCTCCCATCTCATAACGACCAGGTGATAATCCCATTTCTTTCTTGAGCCAGTATGTGACACGTTGAGGCGTATTATCCGCTTTGGTCAGGGTGAATTCATGACTCTGATATGGGTCAGTAGAGCCTGCAGGGCGCACCCTAACCTCCCACTTAATAGAACGGTTAACGATCACACCGTCATTGTTCATTTCTCCCAACCCTCGAGGGAAAAGAAAATCCACACCGACATCTTGCGCCACCGCATCACTGGGAACGGTCAGGAAATTCCCCACCCATTGCGCTTCCACATCGCGCTCCAAGACAGACAGTAACGCCGTTTCACTGCCCATCGTCTTAAAGCCTGGCCAGCCTGGCACCTCTTCGAGCGTATCAGAGTTAACCAACCACACACTGCCACTATCGTTTTTACATACATAGGTACCATCATTGGTGGTCGCCTCATAGATTCGACTGAACACGTTAGACATTGGTGTAAAATTGGTGACTGGCTGGCCGCTGTCGTTGTTTACCTCGATGCGGTTACCATCCAACTTTTTGGCTACCACAAAAGTCCCTGAGTTGACGCCAGCGCCGGTGATAATAATTCGCTGACCGACATTAACAAATGCCCAACCCAATGGGTTTTCGATCTGATCAGGCAAATCATCTGGGTCAATGATATCGCCATCATCGCCCATATCGTGAAAGTGCAAGTTCCCCTCAAACATTAGGTCAGTCTGTGTGGTTGACGTGATCACTACGTGCTGGCCAGTCGCCCATGGCCACACTTCCTTTTCCCACCATGAGTAGGTTGATGTAGTTCTGTCACCATCACCATGTCTTTGGGTCGAGGTTCTTGATTTTTGCACCCACAACTCAACGGTGCGATCGCGAAACTTTGTTTCTTGTGCCTGTTTTTCGGAGACCCAGTCAGCGGTGACCCCCTCCAGGGTTAACCCGCCTTGACCATCGGCGCTGCCCACCTCTTTTGAGGTCCAGACAATATGCGGGAAGTGATCCACCAATTCACCAGGCTGATAAACACGCACCTCGATATCGCTGCTGTAATGGCTTAACGGCGTTTCACCAATGTAGTGCTCATGGATCTGAAACTTACCTATCCCCTTGGAAAAGGTCTGGTAGTAATACTGCTCGTTACCGACATATTCCCACCAATTAGGGCTGATAATATCAGGATAGTGGGGCATTCGACCGTACTGTACAGGCACCGGATTTCCCATCTTTGGCTTGTTGCCCTGCCCGTTGTAGTTGTAGACACTGCTGGCTTGCTGAGTGTCTTGATTCGCGCCAGTGTCCGGCATCTGACTGTAAGCATATACGGCCGAGGCCACCGATACCGCCAGTGCAGCCCATATCACCCAGTCGATACCAAAGCCGAGCTTTGGTTTCAGGCTGACGGCATCGTAATCGCCCAGCAAGACATCCAGGTCATCCAACTTGTTGAAATTAATTGTTGCCTGCAAACTGGCCGACGCGGGCAAGCTCTCCTTTATCCACTCGGCAAGATTCGTCCCTGCCGGCACGGTGTGCAGCTGGTACTCATCCCGCTTTATCGGGTGTTTGAACTCGATGATGTGTGGCATAACGGTAAAACTCCACGCTGTCGAAGCGACGTTTGAATAAATTTAACGGTTCAATTTTTACGGCTTTGCCCAGTGTATGAATGACATAACCAGGCTGCTGCTCAATGGTATAGACCCCACAATGCCAATGCGCACCACGAGTGGCCACAACCATGCATAAGTGCTCAGGGCTCTGGATAGGCTCAAGCAGAACGCCATCATAGGTCGCCATGGTTTGCTTGGCCTCAATGACCGTGACAAACCGATCAGCGTGCTCTGGTAAGTCAGACAAGCCAAGAAACTTCTGCCAGGCATCACGCACCAGTAATGCGCAGCCATCCGGCGGGTAAGCCCCTGCCGGCAAGTTACGAAAGTGCTCTATCATAGGTATTTCAATCCAGGGTGAGTGGTTGTGGTATAAATTCGCCGGCAAAAACGCCGGTTGGTTAAGTCTTTCCAGCTAGACGTGATCGATACAGCCATGGTGGTGATCTTGGCACTTGATGTGGTCAGCCTGATCGCTTTATTACGGGGGCCAGATAAATCGTCAGTATCGTATTCGCGATAAACGCAGGTGACGGTCGTGATCGGCTCATAGCGCTTTGCCGCTTCAATGGCACGGGTTAACGTGAGGTCCGTGTTTGGCGCAGCAACACTGAGCGCCTCTTGGCCTGTCGTGTTCTTATCCGGCAACTGAAACTCGAACTGGCCAGCAATAAACGTCACCACCTCACCAGACTCGATCCCCGCCTGCAGATCAATGCCATCTTTGACATAACGCAACACCCCGCCAGGCAAAGCGGGGTGTTGAAATTCGAGGGTGGATAAAATCATGAACCCTCCTCTTTGATGTCAGGTGTTTCATTAACAGTGGTTTCAGCCGATTGCGCTGCTCTTTCAAGCCCAGACAAGGTATCCCGAGACAATAGGCGAGCATTGTATCGTTCCAACTTAGATCGGAACGCTTGCACTTCTGCCACCAACTCCCATTTGCTACTGAAATTGGGACCGGTTGAAATCAACCGGAACGGACTATCTTCCCCAGGCGTTGCCGTAAACTGGACTTTGTGAATTTCGAGCGCAAAGTCACCGGTTCTGAGCGGCAGATAGAACCATTCCACCCCGCCATCAAGCTCATTGAAAACCAATGACTCGAACGCTTCTTTCTCTTCGCCCGTAAAGACAAATTTCAAAGGGAATTTCGCGGGGGCAACACGGCAGCGTCGTCGCATCGTGGCCAACCCTAAATCCATCTGAGAGCGGATCACTATCTTGCCATGTTGATATTGGTAGCCATCGATCACGGGCAATGGCAGCAAGCCATTATCAAAGTACCGGCAAGGGTATTTGTAGATATTAGGGTTAAGCGCATCAAGTTGGGCTTGAGTTGGTTTTGACATTATTTGTATCCCCCAGGCTTCACACCGAGCTTGTTGGCAATATAAGAGAAATATTCACCACTGGCGTTTGCATCAGACATCATGATGGAAATCACTTTGCTGTTCTCATCTATCTCGGCATGAGTACCAGGTGGCGCCTCGTTGATAATGATTTGCCAACCGGACGAATCACCACCATTACCATTGGTCGCCTGCTCTAACATCGACATGGTTTGTTTACGGCCAACAATATGGCTCGGCCCCAAGGTGATTTCAGGGCCGTATTCCCCCGTCACACCCCACTGACCTGCCGGTATATAACCACCATTATCAAAGGCACCGGCAAAGCCAGCCGAAGCAGCTGCGGTGGCGGCTGCCGCCATCGGCTCGGTAACAGCCAAGGCCGCCGTCATTGCACCAGGCGCCATAGCGGGACCAATAATTGGGATAGCAGCGGTCGATTTAAACGCGTTGATCCCTGCAATCAATGCAGAGCTTTGCGCCTCAGAGGTCACCCGCGCCACTTCACTTCCGGCAGCCCCTTTGAGCATGGTTTTTTCCAAGGCCCACATGACCATACGCTGCGCCATGATCTTGCCGAGCGCGGCGAGCATGGATTGCGCCATGCCTTGGGCCATGTTCTTGAACGCATCCCCAACACTTTCGCTTTGCATCACTGCAGAGGCAAACGCATTACCAAAGCCGGTGGTGAAGCTGTCGAACGTCTGACGCCAAAGCTCATCGGTGTTTTCGGCCGATTTCTGCATGGATTCGTAATAACGATCCCAGAAACCTTGGTTCAGTTTTTCTTGCTCTTCGATTTCTTTCTGCAGGGTCTCCTTACGTTGCTCAGAGTAGTACAGCTGAATATCTTGCAATGCTTGCTGATACTGTTCTTCGGAAATCAAGTCTTGCTGACGTTTATCGGCCAGCTTCATCGCCTCATCCATGTACTTGGCATTGAGCAAATCAAGCTCAGTCATGTTACGGCGGTCAAGCTCAACCAACCAAGCATCGGTTTGCTCTTTATCTCGAGCTTTCGCTTTCTCTGCAGCCGCCACTTCTCTGGCTTCTTTTTCCTCAAGACGCTTTTGCTCTTTGGCTGCCTTTTCTTGCTGGGCTTTTTCTTCTGCAGCGGCTTTATCCTCTAAGCGTTGCTTCTCTCGAGCATCAGCGGCTTGCTGGGCTTTCTCCTGCGCTTCGGTTTGTGCCTGCGCTTCTTTCTTAAAATCGTCCTGGATCTGCTTCATACGCTCGGTGACTTCACCGAGGCGACGCTGGGCATTGAACCAAGTATTTTTTGACTCACCGAACGGGTTGATGGATGGCATTTCGTCCACAGGGCCCATGTTGCGCAAACGTTCTTGCAGCTCCATGCGCTCTTTGAACAGCTCGTTAAACTCCACCATCGGGGCAGGGTCAATCATGCCTTGAAGGTCTCTGGCAATATTGATCAGACCTTCCATGGTGGTTTTTGCAAAAAACATGGCGCCGGACTTATCTGACATGGTTTCAAGCAACTCTTCCCATGTCTGCCCTAGCGTGTCAGCGGTACCAATCAAACCACCGGCTTCGGCACCTGCAGCACCGCCAATTTGATTGTCGAGCTCATCGAGGATGAATGCTTGCGCCTCGGCAACTCGTCCCGTGTCTTCCATGGCTTTCACCATGTCGATTTGGGCTTGGGTAAACGAGATCCCCGACTCTTTCAGGGCGCTCATGCCCGTAGACGGCATTTCCAACGCCTTACCCAGTTGCTTGGCAGCACTGGTAATGTCGCCGCCCATGACGCTGGCCATGTCTTGGGCAAGGTAAATGGTGCGCTCAAAGGTATTGTTTTGATCGTTCATCACCGAGCGGAACGTCAGCATCACACCGATCGCCTTGCTGGCTTCTTGGGTACTGGTCAGGGTCGCCATTGCCACCGAACGTGCCATTTCATCCAGCTGATTGGCGGTGTAGCCACTCGAGTACCCCGTGGCTTTGATCAACTGCTCTTGCTGCAGCAAGCGACGCTCAGTTTCAGCGAGTGTCGGCAAGCCGGCCGATATCGCCCCAATAGCAATGGCCACACTGCCACCCAATGTCGTCCAAGCCACACCCAAGCTTGAGACGGTGCCGATCATGCCGTCTACCTGACCGCTAATATTGCCAAGCGGACCAGGTAGCTGAGACGCATTCCCCGACGCGGTTTTAAAGCTCTGGGACAGGGAATCATTTTGCTTGGTGCTTTTCTTGGCTTCGCCCGTGTAACCACGCAAGCGCTGTTTGGTGTTTTCAACATCTTTGTCGAATTTGGCCGTGTCAGCACGCATCGTGGTGACAAGATCGGCAACGTGTGCTG
The Vibrio hippocampi genome window above contains:
- a CDS encoding phage tail length tape measure family protein gives rise to the protein MATAHVADLVTTMRADTAKFDKDVENTKQRLRGYTGEAKKSTKQNDSLSQSFKTASGNASQLPGPLGNISGQVDGMIGTVSSLGVAWTTLGGSVAIAIGAISAGLPTLAETERRLLQQEQLIKATGYSSGYTANQLDEMARSVAMATLTSTQEASKAIGVMLTFRSVMNDQNNTFERTIYLAQDMASVMGGDITSAAKQLGKALEMPSTGMSALKESGISFTQAQIDMVKAMEDTGRVAEAQAFILDELDNQIGGAAGAEAGGLIGTADTLGQTWEELLETMSDKSGAMFFAKTTMEGLINIARDLQGMIDPAPMVEFNELFKERMELQERLRNMGPVDEMPSINPFGESKNTWFNAQRRLGEVTERMKQIQDDFKKEAQAQTEAQEKAQQAADAREKQRLEDKAAAEEKAQQEKAAKEQKRLEEKEAREVAAAEKAKARDKEQTDAWLVELDRRNMTELDLLNAKYMDEAMKLADKRQQDLISEEQYQQALQDIQLYYSEQRKETLQKEIEEQEKLNQGFWDRYYESMQKSAENTDELWRQTFDSFTTGFGNAFASAVMQSESVGDAFKNMAQGMAQSMLAALGKIMAQRMVMWALEKTMLKGAAGSEVARVTSEAQSSALIAGINAFKSTAAIPIIGPAMAPGAMTAALAVTEPMAAAATAAASAGFAGAFDNGGYIPAGQWGVTGEYGPEITLGPSHIVGRKQTMSMLEQATNGNGGDSSGWQIIINEAPPGTHAEIDENSKVISIMMSDANASGEYFSYIANKLGVKPGGYK
- a CDS encoding host specificity factor TipJ family phage tail protein, with the protein product MPHIIEFKHPIKRDEYQLHTVPAGTNLAEWIKESLPASASLQATINFNKLDDLDVLLGDYDAVSLKPKLGFGIDWVIWAALAVSVASAVYAYSQMPDTGANQDTQQASSVYNYNGQGNKPKMGNPVPVQYGRMPHYPDIISPNWWEYVGNEQYYYQTFSKGIGKFQIHEHYIGETPLSHYSSDIEVRVYQPGELVDHFPHIVWTSKEVGSADGQGGLTLEGVTADWVSEKQAQETKFRDRTVELWVQKSRTSTQRHGDGDRTTSTYSWWEKEVWPWATGQHVVITSTTQTDLMFEGNLHFHDMGDDGDIIDPDDLPDQIENPLGWAFVNVGQRIIITGAGVNSGTFVVAKKLDGNRIEVNNDSGQPVTNFTPMSNVFSRIYEATTNDGTYVCKNDSGSVWLVNSDTLEEVPGWPGFKTMGSETALLSVLERDVEAQWVGNFLTVPSDAVAQDVGVDFLFPRGLGEMNNDGVIVNRSIKWEVRVRPAGSTDPYQSHEFTLTKADNTPQRVTYWLKKEMGLSPGRYEMGARRVSTVTNSTKVFDEIQWMGLKSVIQSTYRNDHETTITLKIKATNALSQQANQQYWNDSTRIIPVRQSDGLYVEQPSRDIAHAIIDACRNDVYGAGLPDDAIDIDTFMAYHSKWTSRGDFCDGLFDQPTAFWDAIGQLLLTGRGYPRIDFGAVSMWRDEPRSVLCKPYSPVNMTADSFSADIRLIEDDDYDGVEVEWFNPASRKAETYLATVSNQKGYNPKPVKMPFITSLAQAEREGLFHAAVQAYRRTNIDFTTDIDGWESNYGDVVPVSHDAVEWGASGQLLEKLNGDDGNQYLQLTGLIDWEDGKQHYIMFNKGNSGVHGPYRVVKTDVEDIVILIDEPQYPIYAVGETGQKPTEYMFGQADKMYQQCILMQVQQKGEFEVGVKAIEDDPRVDAYA
- a CDS encoding DUF1833 family protein, whose translation is MILSTLEFQHPALPGGVLRYVKDGIDLQAGIESGEVVTFIAGQFEFQLPDKNTTGQEALSVAAPNTDLTLTRAIEAAKRYEPITTVTCVYREYDTDDLSGPRNKAIRLTTSSAKITTMAVSITSSWKDLTNRRFCRRIYTTTTHPGLKYL